The following are encoded in a window of Oreochromis aureus strain Israel breed Guangdong linkage group 10, ZZ_aureus, whole genome shotgun sequence genomic DNA:
- the tmem248 gene encoding transmembrane protein 248 isoform X1, with translation MVYLLNPIENLRSYINNRPPLVIFMISVSAVAIAFLTIGYFFKIKEIKSPELTEDWNTFLLRFNELDFCVSENETIKHGLNESTTPESMVVTSGQARSSTQVPLLLEDSGPINISVPITLTLDPQRPFGGYSRNITHLYATVLGQQVGLSGREAHEEINITFTLPVSWNSDDCVLHGHCEQVVFSTCMTITAASNIFPVTVQPPHCVPETYTNATSWYKVFTTVRDSDTKYSQDYNPFWCYKGAIGKVYHALNPKLTVIVPDDDRSLINLHLMHTSYFLFVMVITMFCYAVIKGRPGKVRQTNPDFCPEKVQQTPAVLYDFNRWRCQRVKKTSENGRTYL, from the exons ATG gTGTACCTGTTAAATCCTATAGAGAACCTGAGAAGCTACATCAACAACCGTCCACCTCTGGTCATTTTTATGATCAGTGTAAGTGCGGTGGCCATCGCCTTCCTGACCATCGGTTATTTCTTCAAGATTAAAGAGATCAAGTCTCCAGAGTTGACCGAG gactggAACACCTTTCTGTTGCGCTTCAATGAGCTGGACTTTTGTGTGTCAGAGAATGAAACGATAAAGCACGGCCTGAATGAGTCGACCACGCCGGAGAGCATGGTGGTGACTAGCGGCCAGGCTCGTTCCAGCACTCAGGTTCCCCTACTGCTGGAGGACTCGGGGCCCATTAACATCTCAGTCCCCATTACCCTCACGCTGGACCCTCAGCGTCCGTTTGGAGGGTATTCTCGCAATATCACCCACCTGTATGCCACGGTGCTGGGGCAGCAAGTAGGCCTCTCAG GCCGAGAAGCTCATGAAGAAATAAACATCACGTTCACTCTGCCCGTATCCTGGAACTCGGACGACTGTGTTCTGCACGGTCACTGCGAGCAGGTGGTGTTCAGCACTTGCATGACCATCACAGCGGCCAGCAATATCTTCCCAGTCACAGT GCAGCCACCACACTGCGTGCCAGAGACGTACACCAATGCCACATCTTGGTACAAGGTGTTCACCACAGTCCGCGACTCAGATACCAAGTACAGTCAGGACTACAACCCCTTCTGGTGTTACAAAGGAGCCATTGGCAAGGTGTACCACGCACTCAACCCAAAACTTACCGTGATTGTTCCAGAT GATGACCGTTCCCTCATCAACCTTCACCTGATGCACACTAGCTACTTCCTGTTTGTCATGGTCATCACTATGTTCTGCTATGCAGTCATAAAAGGGCGGCCTGGCAAAGTGCGACAAACCAACCCTGACTTCTGTCCTGAGAAGGTACAACAGACACCAGCAGTGCTATATGACTTCAACAG GTGGCGTTGTCAGAGGGTTAAAAAGACATCAGAGAATGGCAGGACTTACCTGTAA
- the tmem248 gene encoding transmembrane protein 248 isoform X2, with translation MVYLLNPIENLRSYINNRPPLVIFMISVSAVAIAFLTIGYFFKIKEIKSPELTEDWNTFLLRFNELDFCVSENETIKHGLNESTTPESMVVTSGQARSSTQVPLLLEDSGPINISVPITLTLDPQRPFGGYSRNITHLYATVLGQQVGLSGREAHEEINITFTLPVSWNSDDCVLHGHCEQVVFSTCMTITAASNIFPVTVQPPHCVPETYTNATSWYKVFTTVRDSDTKYSQDYNPFWCYKGAIGKVYHALNPKLTVIVPDDDRSLINLHLMHTSYFLFVMVITMFCYAVIKGRPGKVRQTNPDFCPEKVALSEG, from the exons ATG gTGTACCTGTTAAATCCTATAGAGAACCTGAGAAGCTACATCAACAACCGTCCACCTCTGGTCATTTTTATGATCAGTGTAAGTGCGGTGGCCATCGCCTTCCTGACCATCGGTTATTTCTTCAAGATTAAAGAGATCAAGTCTCCAGAGTTGACCGAG gactggAACACCTTTCTGTTGCGCTTCAATGAGCTGGACTTTTGTGTGTCAGAGAATGAAACGATAAAGCACGGCCTGAATGAGTCGACCACGCCGGAGAGCATGGTGGTGACTAGCGGCCAGGCTCGTTCCAGCACTCAGGTTCCCCTACTGCTGGAGGACTCGGGGCCCATTAACATCTCAGTCCCCATTACCCTCACGCTGGACCCTCAGCGTCCGTTTGGAGGGTATTCTCGCAATATCACCCACCTGTATGCCACGGTGCTGGGGCAGCAAGTAGGCCTCTCAG GCCGAGAAGCTCATGAAGAAATAAACATCACGTTCACTCTGCCCGTATCCTGGAACTCGGACGACTGTGTTCTGCACGGTCACTGCGAGCAGGTGGTGTTCAGCACTTGCATGACCATCACAGCGGCCAGCAATATCTTCCCAGTCACAGT GCAGCCACCACACTGCGTGCCAGAGACGTACACCAATGCCACATCTTGGTACAAGGTGTTCACCACAGTCCGCGACTCAGATACCAAGTACAGTCAGGACTACAACCCCTTCTGGTGTTACAAAGGAGCCATTGGCAAGGTGTACCACGCACTCAACCCAAAACTTACCGTGATTGTTCCAGAT GATGACCGTTCCCTCATCAACCTTCACCTGATGCACACTAGCTACTTCCTGTTTGTCATGGTCATCACTATGTTCTGCTATGCAGTCATAAAAGGGCGGCCTGGCAAAGTGCGACAAACCAACCCTGACTTCTGTCCTGAGAAG GTGGCGTTGTCAGAGGGTTAA
- the lig3 gene encoding DNA ligase 3, producing MQKTLILLLQKTIRVVLNPPGKLVRCQKYFRLCRAFSVYSCAERLPLSFHELHFTRKISAFSSVSPKHSLLPNYPPWFFLHRSFSNQPDMADQRFLVEYAKRGTAGCKKCKDKIQKGIVRIGKIVPNPFSESAGEMKEWYHVKCIFEKLERARATTKKIEDITDLEGWEELQDDDKEIINKHVSDLMAKVNASPKKKVQAKLNTTGQLMAPPADPSVNAPRKFSGFTATKAGSSSSSPGPSSSPAKASQGSALSTQLCDPQHKDCLFREFRKLCAMVAENNSYNTKTQIIEKFLRKGTSGDKFHGDLYLTVKLLLPGVVKSVYNLNDKQIVKLFSRIFRSNQDDMVRDLEQGDVSETVRMFFEESKSFPPAAKSLLTIQEVDASLTRLSQLTKEDEQQNELEDIAKKCTSNDLKCIVRLIKHDLKMNAGAKHVLDAVDPNAYDAFKASRNLGDVIERVLRNQQEASNGSGPKKLLTIEASLMTPVQPMLAEACKSIEYAMKKCPNGMYSEIKYDGERVQVHKNGDNFSYFSRSLKPVLPHKVAHFKEYIPQAFPGGHSMILDAEVLLIDTKTSKPLPFGTLGVHKKAAFQDANVCLFVFDCIYFNGVSLMERPLCERRKFLHDNMVEVPNRILFSEMKHVTRAGDLADMITRVIREGLEGLVLKDVKSTYEPGKRHWLKVKKDYLNEGAMADTADLVVLGAFYGKGSNGGIMSSFLMGCYDPDSKKWCTVTKCSGGYDDAMLARLQKELDVIKISKDPSKIPSWLKIIKNYYPDFIIRDPENAPVWEITGAEFSKSEMHTADGISIRFPRMTRIRDDKDWKSATNLHQLKELYRISKENSDFKVTAGPSTSNDDKGSSGGDSGGSSPSSSSNKGAPPKKTSSSTPPKAKAVKSQPRTPSSDAPSAKKVKKSESVHSNGQTKAKATSQKLEPRNDKTLLDIFSGVKLFLPDSVQDFDKLRRYFVAYDGDLVPDYDAASATHTLAEPEEQSQAQKVTPSWIWECIRKRRVVAPC from the exons ATGCAGAAAACTCTCATTTTATTGCTTCAGAAGACTATCCGCGTAGTCCTAAATCCCCCTGGAAAACTTGTTAGATGTCAGAAATACTTCAGGTTGTGTAGGGCCTTTTCTGTCTATTCATGTGCTGAGCGTCTACCTTTGTCTTTTCATGAGTTACATTTTACAAGGAAAATCTCTGCGTTTTCCTCAGTATCCCCAAAGCACAGTCTTCTCCCAAACTATCCTCCCTGGTTTTTCCTGCATCGAAGTTTCTCCAATCAGCCGGATATGGCAGATCAGAGGTTTCTCGTTGAATACGCCAAACGTGGCACAGCAGGATGTAAGAAATGCAAGGACAAAATCCAGAAGGGAATAGTGCGCATAGGCAAAATTGTGCCAAACCCTTTCAGTGAGTCTGCAGGGGAGATGAAAGAGTGGTACCATGTGAAGTGTATATTCGAAAAGCTGGAAAGAGCCAGAGCCACCACGAAGAAGATCGAGGACATCACCGACCTGGAGGGCTGGGAGGAATTACAGGACGACGACAAGGAGATTATAAATAAACACGTTTCAG ACCTGATGGCCAAAGTTAATGCAAGTCCAAAAAAGAAGGTGCAGGCCAAGTTGAACACCACCGGTCAGCTGATGGCTCCTCCTGCTGACCCATCTGTCAATGCGCCAAGGAAGTTTTCAGGCTTCACTG CAACAAAGGCTGGCAGTTCCAGCAGCAGCCCTGGGCCATCCTCTTCCCCTGCCAAAGCCAGCCAAGGCAGCGCGCTGTCCACCCAGCTCTGTGACCCCCAGCACAAAGACTGCCTCTTCAGAGAGTTTCGCAAGCTCTGTGCCATGGTGGCCGAAAACAACAGCTACAATACAAAGACGCAGATTATTGAAAAGTTCCTCAGGAAGGGCACAAGTGGAG ATAAGTTCCACGGCGATCTTTACCTGACTGTGAAATTGCTCCTGCCGGGTGTTGTGAAAAGCGTCTACAACCTCAATGACAAGCAGATTGTAAAACTCTTCAGCCGCATATTCAGGAGCAACCAGGATGACATGGTGCGCGATCTGGAGCAG ggTGACGTGTCTGAGACGGTGAGGATGTTCTTTGAGGAGAGTAAATCATTTCCCCCGGCTGCCAAAAGTCTCCTTACCATCCAGGAAGTGGACGCATCCCTGACCCGACTTTCCCAGCTGACGAAGGAGGATGAGCAGCAGAACGAGCTGGAGGATATTGccaaaaa ATGCACCAGTAATGACCTGAAATGCATCGTTCGCCTAATTAAGCACGATTTGAAGATGAACGCTGGTGCAAAACACGT CTTGGATGCAGTGGATCCAAACGCTTACGATGCCTTCAAGGCCTCGCGTAATCTGGGGGACGTGATTGAAAGGGTGTTAAGGAATCAGCAGGAGGCGTCCAATGGTTCAGGACCAAAGAAACTCCTCACTATCGAGGCCTCACTTATGACCCCCGTCCAGCCCATGTTG GCGGAGGCGTGTAAATCCATCGAGTACGCCATGAAGAAATGCCCCAACGGGATGTACTCGGAGATCAAGTACGATGGCGAGCGCGTGCAGGTCCACAAGAACGGAGACAACTTCAGCTACTTCAGTCGCAGCCTCAAACCAGTGCTGCCTCACAAA GTGGCCCATTTCAAAGAATACATCCCTCAGGCTTTTCCTGGTGGCCACAGCATGATACTGGATGCTGAAGTCCTCCTAATTGACACAAAGACCAGTAAACCCCTGCCCTTCGGGACCTTGGGTGTACACAAG AAAGCAGCCTTTCAAGACGCCAACGTGTGCCTTTTTGTTTTcgactgtatctacttcaatgGTGTGAGTCTCATGGAGAG GCCTCTGTGTGAACGCAGGAAGTTCCTGCATGACAACATGGTTGAAGTCCCCAACAGGATCCTGTTCTCAGAGATGAAGCACGTCACT agagcaGGGGATCTGGCTGATATGATAACTCGTGTCATCAGGGAGGGACTTGAAGGTCTGGTGCTAAAAGACGTAAAG AGCACCTATGAGCCAGGGAAGCGCCACTGGCTGAAAGTAAAGAAGGACTATTTGAATGAAGGGGCGATGGCGGACACAGCTGACCTGGTGGTGCTGGGAGCCTTCTACGGGAAAGGCTCAAACG GGGGCATCATGTCCAGTTTTCTAATGGGCTGTTACGACCCAGACTCCAAGAAATGGTGCACAGTCACCAAGTGCTCCGGAGGCTACGATGACGCCATGTTGGCCAGGCTCCAGAAAGAGCTGGATGTGATCAAAATCAGCAAG GACCCAAGCAAAATCCCTAGCTGGTTGAAAATCATCAAGAACTATTATCCAGATTTCATTATCCGCGATCCTGAG AACGCACCTGTGTGGGAGATCACAGGCGCGGAGTTTTCCAAATCGGAAATGCACACCGCTGATGGCATCTCCATCCGCTTCCCCCGCATGACGCGAATCCGCGATGACAAGGACTGGAAGAGCGCCACCAACTTGCACCAGCTTAAA gagctgtaCCGCATATCGAAGGAGAACAGCGACTTCAAAGTGACAGCGGGTCCGTCTACGTCCAACGATGACAAGGGCTCATCGGGGGGGGACAGCGGAGGAAGCTCGCCATCATCCTCCTCCAACAAAGGTGCTCCGCCCAAGAAGACGA GCAGCAGCACTCCACCCAAAGCCAAGGCGGTGAAATCCCAGCCTCGCACTCCCAGCTCAGACGCACCCAGTGCTAAGAAg GTAAAGAAGAGTGAGAGTGTTCACAGCAACGGACAAACTAAAGCAAAAGCTACCTCACAAAAACTGGAGCCAAGGAATGACAAG ACGCTGCTGGACATCTTCAGCGGCGTGAAGCTCTTCCTGCCCGACTCGGTGCAGGACTTTGACAAGCTGAGGCGATACTTCGTGGCGTACGACGGGGACCTCGTGCCAGATTACGACGCCGCCTCCGCCACGCACACTCTGGCCGAACCCGAAGAACAGAGCCAGGCTCAGAAAGTGACCCCCAGCTGGATCTGGGAATGTATCCGCAAGAGGCGTGTCGTAGCTCCCTGTTaa